In the Tetrapisispora phaffii CBS 4417 chromosome 7, complete genome genome, one interval contains:
- the CDC60 gene encoding leucine--tRNA ligase CDC60 (similar to Saccharomyces cerevisiae CDC60 (YPL160W); ancestral locus Anc_8.683), producing MSAVTESKGLVLENTSRRDALIAIEKKYQKLWSEEHQFEIDAPSIDDVPITMDSEELHKKYPKFMSSMAYPYMNGVLHAGHCFTLSKVEFSVGFERMNGKRALFPLGFHCTGMPILACADKLKREAEIFGSDYLNVPAEEDEEVEEAPKKQVSEDVTKFKATKSKAQAKKGRGKYQFEIMLQLGIAREDIKKFADSKYWLDYFPPLCQQDCSDLGARIDWRRSYITTDRNPYYDAFIRWQMNKLKEHGKIKFGERNTIYSEKDGQPCMDHDRQTGEGVTPQEYVAVKIAVTEFSPEAQKAIDSAGDKLDKSKKFYFIAATLRPETMYGQTCCFVSPKIDYGICDAGDSYYITTERAFKNMSYQKLTPTRGSYKPVLFVNGQAFIGSKIHAPISVYPEIRILPMNTVIATKGTGVVTCVPSNSPDDYITMKELQNKPEYYGIDPEWVNFEPLPIIKTEKYGDFTAQALVEEKKIQSPKDINALAEAKKLAYKEDFYSGIMTFGKYTGEKVEVAKDKVKNDMITEGVAFVYNEPESQVVSRSGDECIVSLEDQWYLDYGEESWRKLAEECLQDMQCFSPEVKNAFEGVLDWLKNWAVSRTYGLGSKLPWDPKYLVESLSDSTIYQSFYTIAHLLFSDFYGAEVGPLGIKPEQMTDEVFDYIFQHTDDIESNIPIRSLQTLRREFEYFYPLDVSISGKDLIPNHLTFFIYTHVALFPKKFWPKGIRANGHLMLNTAKMSKSTGNFMTLEQLVEKYGADASRIALADAGDTIEDANLDESNANAAILRLFNLKEWAEEMIKNIDSLRSGPITEVFDIAFENEMNSLVEKTYEQYTLTNYKNALKYGLFDFQASRDYYRDSGETMHKDLVLRYIETQALLLAPVTPHFSDFIYRELLKKEGSVQNAKFPRATKPVDQAISASLEYIRDLQRSIREAEGQGMKKKKGKPADLDSSKPARLTLLISENFPEWQNAVIEVVRELFESQSLNDNKKVKEKVEPKEMKRAMPFISLLKQRLANESADSVFNRELLFNEVEIIKGALPNIQKATQSVSVEEVKILSFPQGAKVGKNVITGEEEELPNFARIIDNAVPGTPGVILQNL from the coding sequence ATGTCAGCTGTTACTGAATCTAAAGGTTTAGTACTAGAGAACACATCTCGTAGAGATGCTCTAATTGCcattgaaaagaaatacCAAAAATTATGGTCTGAGGAACATCAATTTGAAATCGACGCTCCAAGCATCGATGACGTTCCAATCACTATGGACTCTGAGGAATTACATAAAAAGTATCCAAAATTCATGTCATCTATGGCTTATCCATACATGAACGGTGTCTTGCATGCTGGTCATTGTTTCACTTTATCTAAAGTCGAATTTTCAGTTGGTTTTGAAAGAATGAACGGTAAGAGAGCTTTATTCCCATTGGGATTCCATTGTACTGGTATGCCAATTCTAGCTTGTGCTGACAAATTGAAGAGAGAAGctgaaatatttggtaGTGATTATTTGAATGTCCCTGCTGAAGAAGACGAAGAAGTCGAAGAAGCTCCAAAGAAACAGGTTTCCGAAGATGTCACTAAATTCAAAGCCACCAAGTCCAAGGCACAAGCTAAGAAGGGTCGTGGTAAGTAccaatttgaaattatgCTACAGTTAGGTATTGCAAGAGAAGATATCAAGAAGTTTGCTGATTCTAAGTACTGGTTAGACTACTTCCCACCTTTATGTCAACAAGACTGTTCCGATCTAGGTGCACGTATCGATTGGAGACGTTCTTATATCACAACTGACCGCAACCCATACTACGATGCTTTCATCAGATGGcaaatgaataaattaaaggaacacggaaaaattaaatttggtGAACGTAACACTATTTATTCAGAAAAAGATGGTCAACCATGTATGGATCACGATAGACAAACAGGTGAAGGTGTTACTCCACAAGAATATGTCGCTGTTAAGATAGCGGTTACTGAATTTTCACCAGAAGCTCAAAAGGCCATCGATTCCGCTGGTGATAAACTTGATAAATCaaagaaattttatttcattgcAGCTACTTTAAGACCAGAAACAATGTATGGTCAAACATGTTGCTTTGTTTCTCCAAAAATCGATTACGGTATCTGTGATGCTGGTGATTCTTACTACATTACTACTGAAAGAGCGTTCAAGAACATGTCTTACCAAAAATTAACCCCAACCAGAGGCTCTTATAAACCAGTTTTATTCGTCAATGGTCAAGCATTCATTGGTTCTAAGATTCATGCCCCAATTTCTGTTTACCCTGAAATTAGAATCCTACCTATGAATACCGTAATTGCTACTAAAGGTACCGGTGTTGTCACTTGTGTTCCATCCAACTCTCCAGATGATTACATCACAATGAAGGAATTACAAAACAAACCCGAATATTATGGTATTGACCCAGAATGGGTGAACTTTGAACCACTCCCAATTATCAAAACAGAAAAGTATGGTGACTTTACAGCTCAAGCTCTagttgaagaaaagaaaatccAATCTCCAAAGGATATCAATGCCTTAGCAGAAGCTAAAAAATTGGCTTACAAAGAAGATTTCTACAGCGGTATTATGACCTTCGGTAAGTACACCGGTGAAAAGGTTGAAGTCGCTAAGGACAAGGTCAAGAATGATATGATCACAGAAGGTGTTGCTTTTGTTTACAACGAACCTGAAAGTCAAGTCGTTTCCCGTTCCGGTGACGAGTGTATTGTTTCATTAGAGGACCAATGGTATCTAGATTATGGTGAGGAATCCTGGAGAAAGTTGGCTGAAGAATGTCTACAAGACATGCAATGTTTCTCTCCAGAAGTTAAGAATGCCTTTGAAGGTGTTTTAGACTGGTTAAAGAATTGGGCTGTTTCCCGTACTTATGGTTTAGGTTCGAAATTACCATGGGATCCTAAATATCTAGTTGAATCGTTATCTGATTCTACAATATACCAATCTTTCTATACTATTGCCCATTTACTATTTAGTGATTTCTATGGTGCAGAAGTCGGTCCATTGGGTATCAAACCAGAACAAATGACTGATGAAGTTTTTGATTACATTTTCCAACACACTGATGACATTGAAAGCAATATTCCAATCAGATCTTTACAAACTCTAAGAAGAGAGTTTGAATATTTCTACCCATTAGATGTATCCATTTCTGGTAAAGATTTAATTCCAAATCATTTGACTTTCTTCATTTATACTCATGTTGCATTATTCCCAAAGAAGTTTTGGCCAAAGGGTATCAGAGCCAATGGTCATTTGATGTTAAACACTGCTAAGATGTCTAAATCTACTGGTAATTTCATGACATTAGAACAATTAGTAGAAAAGTATGGTGCTGATGCTTCTCGTATTGCTCTAGCAGATGCTGGTGATACTATTGAGGATGCTAATCTTGATGAATCTAACGCTAATGCCGCAATTTTaagattatttaacttaAAGGAATGGGCCGAAGAAATgattaaaaatatagattCTCTAAGATCTGGTCCAATTACTGAAGTATTTGATATTgcatttgaaaatgaaatgaatTCCTTAGTTGAAAAGACTTATGAACAATATACtttaacaaattataaGAATGCATTGAAATATGGTCTATTTGATTTCCAAGCTTCGAGAGATTACTATCGTGACTCTGGTGAGACTATGCATAAAGATTTGGTTCTACGTTATATTGAAACTCAAGCTTTGTTATTAGCTCCAGTGACTCCACATTTCTCTGATTTCATTTATCGTGAATTGTTAAAGAAGGAAGGTTCTGTTCAAAATGCTAAGTTTCCACGTGCTACAAAACCTGTTGACCAAGCTATCTCTGCTTCATTAGAATACATCAGAGATTTACAAAGAAGTATTAGAGAAGCTGAAGGTCAGGGtatgaagaaaaagaaggGCAAACCTGCCGATTTAGATTCCTCCAAACCAGCTAGattaacattattaatttctgAAAATTTCCCAGAATGGCAAAATGCTGTTATTGAGGTTGTCAGggaattatttgaatctCAATCcttaaatgataataagAAGGTTAAAGAGAAGGTTGAACCAAAAGAAATGAAACGTGCCATGCCTTTCATCTCTTTGTTGAAACAACGTTTGGCTAATGAATCTGCTGACAGTGTGTTCAATAgagaattattatttaatgaagtTGAAATTATCAAGGGTGCTTTACCTAACATACAAAAGGCTACACAATCTGTTTCCGTAGAAGAAGTAAAGATTCTTTCATTCCCACAAGGTGCCAAGGTTGGTAAGAATGTAATTACAggtgaagaagaagagttACCAAACTTTGCTAGAATAATTGACAATGCTGTACCAGGTACACCAGGTgttattttacaaaatttataa
- the TPHA0G01540 gene encoding uncharacterized protein (similar to Saccharomyces cerevisiae BEM4 (YPL161C); ancestral locus Anc_8.685) produces MDYESILFGLQPIINANPVSSIPLQDVYLESYLTVLDQLAVSLRAPNNRNIVGQTGLLSNLLRVLENILDICFHNDNIYNKISWFKLSSELIRSVANSLIDNDSNRNILIHDDISKKNLLLDYFISRLLNINELPGDNVDGSILSTLQLRSIVLIRNLCIDNEQYTKKFSSNLRGKLLSFLKMREHVFLEEIDSVVMAAELFNDFIQSDTDSIPIHPTDLLFMSTFIKRASKEIENKDSKEDDDEVMELNKDQHNNEELEDESDPCIEITMNLCISFETIVSSESFFELKIPKENKDIILNIQKNLFDILDVLYEKIFPNKLIVMRRLSASIGHISANKSHDNKHEQPDALKILLHSEQTYQISAAAIILSNSINSRDDANELLKSVQIEKLFLISRKLNDPIQFQGILELVKKLLNINNSILLTVEDLIPLVNTLQFCQDQTSYFANLGNQINNLLSKLLVVLPSSTVTKLVTTEDTSKFLDIVIATGGLVPCLLLDKLLVSRTTIDTDILEDLFKAAFKYDEMNNNIQGNGQTSSVTLPQLFQLTKTIGIYLKNIDASNISSNILFTQLPDQLASILKVLLTLKHNTDDISKSVFNNGVFISGIIINLLKKEEVLTQEESELNTYAHQFF; encoded by the coding sequence ATGGATTACGAATCGATATTATTTGGTTTACAACCTATAATTAATGCCAACCCAGTATCTTCAATTCCCTTACAAGATGTTTATTTAGAAAGTTATCTTACTGTATTAGATCAGTTGGCTGTGTCATTACGTGCTCCAAATAACAGAAACATTGTTGGACAAACTGGGCTGCTAAGTAATCTTTTAAGAGTTCTAGAGAATATTTTAGATATTTGTTTCCACAATGATAACATCTATAACAAAATTTCGTGGTTTAAGTTATCGTCTGAGCTTATCAGATCTGTAGCAAACAGTTTAATAGATAACGATAGcaatagaaatatattaattcatGATGATATTTCCAAAAAGAATTTGCTACtagattattttattagcaGACTACTAAACATTAACGAGCTACCTGGTGACAATGTTGATGGCTCAATCTTATCGACATTGCAACTGAGGTCAATTGTATTAATTAGAAACTTATGCATCGATAATGAACAATATACAAAAAAGTTCTCTAGCAATTTAAGAGGTAAACTTTTgtcatttttaaagatgAGAGAGCATGTATTTCTCgaagaaattgattcaGTGGTAATGGCAGCCGAACTCTTCAATGATTTCATACAGAGTGATACAGACTCCATTCCTATTCATCCCACAGACCTATTATTTATGAGTACTTTTATTAAGAGAGCTTCGAAAGAAATAGAGAATAAGGACTCCAAAGAAGATGACGATGAAGTTATGGAACTAAATAAAGATCAAcataataatgaagaacTAGAAGACGAAAGTGATCCTTGTATCGAAATTACAATGAATCTCTGCATAAGTTTTGAAACTATTGTAAGCAGCGAAAgcttttttgaattaaaaatacccaaagaaaataaagacataattttgaacattcagaaaaatttatttgatattctAGATGTATTATATGAAAAGATATTTCCTAATAAGTTGATCGTAATGAGAAGATTATCGGCATCGATCGGTCACATATCTGCTAATAAATCTCATGACAACAAACATGAGCAACCCGATGCcctaaaaattttattgcATTCAGAACAAACATATCAAATTTCAGCAGCGGCAATTATCCTTTCGAATTCCATTAATTCAAGAGATGATGCAAATGAACTTTTGAAATCAGTgcaaattgaaaagttattCTTAATTTCAAGAAAATTAAACGATCCCATACAGTTCCAAGGTATTCTTGAACTTGTGAAAAAGTTGttaaatatcaataactCAATATTACTGACAGTAGAAGACTTGATACCATTAGTGAACACATTGCAATTCTGTCAAGATCAAACAAGTTATTTCGCGAATCTTGGAAATCAAATCAACAATTTATTATCGAAACTTCTTGTGGTTTTACCTAGTTCCACTGTCACTAAATTGGTGACAACAGAAGATACATCTAAGTTTTTAGATATAGTGATTGCCACAGGAGGTCTAGTTCCATGCTTATTActagataaattattagtttCCAGAACTACCATAGATACTGACATCCTAGAAGACCTATTCAAGGCCGCATTTAAATATGACGagatgaataataatattcaagGTAATGGTCAAACCAGTTCTGTAACTCTACCtcaattatttcaattgacCAAGACAATAGgtatttatttgaagaatattGATGCATctaatatttcttctaaCATACTCTTCACACAACTTCCAGATCAATTAGCATCTATATTAAAAGTCTTACTGACCTTAAAACACAATACTGATGATATAAGTAAAAGTGTATTCAACAACGGTGTTTTTATTTCTGgaataataatcaatttacttaagaaagaagaagttCTCACCCAAGAAGAATCAGAACTAAATACCTATGCACATCAATTCTTTTGA
- the ENV9 gene encoding Env9p (similar to Saccharomyces cerevisiae YOR246C; ancestral locus Anc_8.684), with protein sequence MFDVDTLPYYNPSIERKIAIITGGNSGIGWYTVLHLYMHGFTVYIFGRNSVRVNKAIDKIIREAKHRYETCKDPYLKSIIHMGDIIYLHMDLSDLHSVDKAAKKFLKLETKLDVLINNAAVMALPYEITEDGFEIQLQTNYISPFLLSVKLLPLLQIAKGRMISLSSIGHNLEQMHFKLNQSFDYKPNMIFTWFRYAVAKTAVIQFTKMLSIKYPDVLCLSVHPGLVMNTNLFSYWTRLPIVGIFFWMLFQLVGFFFGVSNEEGSISTLYCALSEDLSLDNDNGKYFTTGGVESTPSRIANNLDNAASTWIWTIHRLRERGFEV encoded by the coding sequence ATGTTTGATGTTGATACTTTACCATATTATAACCCCAGCATAGAGAGGAAAATCGCTATCATTACAGGTGGGAACAGTGGTATCGGATGGTATACCGTGTTACATCTATACATGCATGGTTTTACGGTGTATATATTTGGAAGAAATTCCGTGAGAGTTAATAAAGctattgataaaattattaggGAAGCTAAGCATCGTTATGAAACTTGTAAAGATCCATATTTAAAAAGTATAATACATATGGGAgatataatatatcttcACATGGATTTATCTGACTTGCACTCTGTCGATAAAGCAGCAAAaaagtttttgaaattagaaACAAAACTAGATGTGTTAATCAACAATGCGGCAGTGATGGCATTGCCATATGAGATTACTGAGGATGGATTTGAGATTCAATTACAGACAAACTATATTTcaccatttttattaagtGTGAAGCTGTTACCACTTTTGCAGATTGCGAAAGGGAGGATGATATCCTTATCATCCATAGGTCACAACTTAGAACAAATgcattttaaattaaatcaatCGTTTGATTATAAACCTAATATGATATTCACGTGGTTTAGATATGCAGTTGCAAAGACTGCTGTAATACAATTTACCAAGATgttatcaattaaatacCCTGACGTGTTATGTTTGTCGGTTCATCCGGGATTAGTTATGAATACGAATCTATTTAGTTATTGGACTAGACTTCCGATTGTaggtatatttttttggatGCTATTTCAATTGGTAGGCTTTTTTTTCGGGGTTTCTAATGAAGAGGGATCTATTTCGACTTTATATTGTGCATTATCTGAAGATTTAAGTCTcgataatgataatggtAAATATTTCACCACAGGGGGTGTGGAATCCACTCCAAGTCGCATTGCAAACAATTTAGACAATGCGGCCTCGACATGGATCTGGACAATACATAGGTTGAGAGAACGAGGGTTTGAAGTATGA
- the TPHA0G01570 gene encoding uncharacterized protein (similar to Saccharomyces cerevisiae PET20 (YPL159C); ancestral locus Anc_8.682) yields MFRTHPTSKLLQKVSTRKTGVSIRSQSSYSFYNVQVALQNGNKFNNQPKKFKNLKNSINRSDRSICHTEKFQSHLIHNKYPTLPLLHPTSTTTAEAKQIKFDYSSLPKAPTTHHLHSSEFNTDLFYSGYRPLSIDVNQLASEQENPCTCYEISLSMDIVKKNLKVSTPWLFSATGSELYKEWDNIPKSVLDNLKCFHPPQIKQTVDFSENITDIHEMNIKVQDQHVRNSGTRNRRAGHRRRRRSFNFVAKKIRNH; encoded by the coding sequence ATGTTTAGAACACATCCAACTTCAAAGTTATTACAAAAGGTTTCCACACGGAAAACTGGCGTATCTATACGTTCACAATCttcatattctttttataaCGTTCAAGTTGCTTTACAAAATGGAaacaaatttaacaatcaaccaaaaaaattcaaaaatttgaaaaattcaattaatagAAGTGATAGAAGTATTTGTCATACTgagaaatttcaaagtCATCTCATTCATAATAAATACCCTACTTTACCATTATTACATCCAACTTCTACAACGACTGCAGAAGCtaaacaaattaaatttgattacTCTTCTTTACCAAAAGCTCCAACGACACATCATTTGCATTCCAGTGAATTCAACActgatttattttactcTGGTTACCGTCCATTGTCCATTGATGTAAACCAATTAGCTAGTGAACAAGAAAATCCTTGCACTTGCtatgaaatttcattatctaTGGATatagttaaaaaaaatttaaaagtatCAACTCCTTGGTTATTCTCAGCTACCGGTTCAGAGTTATACAAAGAATGGGATAATATTCCAAAATCAGTACTTGATAATCTGAAATGTTTTCATCCACCACAAATTAAACAAACTGTTGACTTCTCGGAGAATATCACCGACATACATGAAATGAACATTAAAGTCCAAGATCAACATGTAAGAAATTCTGGAACTAGAAACAGAAGAGCTGGCCATAGAAGGAGGAGACgttctttcaattttgttgcaaagaaaataagaaatcattaa
- the TPHA0G01530 gene encoding uncharacterized protein (similar to Saccharomyces cerevisiae SRL1 (YOR247W) and SVS1 (YPL163C); ancestral locus Anc_8.687) gives MQSLILVLFLHLLSFSSAAYTNGTVQALDATDLLLSSSNASPTSNLVTYSVDSSASVATYSDDTTTFYVTSTVYSTQWYTVSATATPVAVATTTTAGNEQKIVSQYTEQNSSLDTTTTSTSTTFVYITLDSSAASAFAANNDNVSPVCVPSTEYVTQTVTLSPVVEYVTLSPVTMTQYVNVTTY, from the coding sequence ATGCAATCGTTAATATTAGTGCTATTTCTACATTTACTTTCATTCAGCTCCGCTGCTTACACCAATGGTACTGTCCAAGCATTGGACGCTACTGATCTACTACTCTCTTCATCTAATGCATCTCCAACAAGCAATCTAGTTACATACTCTGTTGATTCTAGTGCCTCTGTTGCTACTTACTCGGACGACACGACTACTTTCTATGTTACTTCCACTGTGTACTCCACCCAATGGTATACTGTTTCTGCTACTGCTACTCCAGTTGCTGTTGCTACTACTACCACTGCTGGCaatgaacaaaaaattgTATCGCAATACACTGAACAAAACAGCTCATTAGACACCACTACTACCTCCACCAGCACCACATTTGTCTACATTACCCTAGACTCTAGTGCAGCTAGCGCTTTTGCAGCCAACAATGACAACGTTTCTCCAGTTTGTGTTCCAAGCACAGAATATGTCACACAAACAGTCACTCTATCCCCAGTTGTCGAGTATGTTACTCTATCTCCGGTAACCATGACTCAGTATGTTAATGTCACAACTTATTAA
- the TMA16 gene encoding Tma16p (similar to Saccharomyces cerevisiae TMA16 (YOR252W); ancestral locus Anc_8.695), whose translation MPVSKSLGKIQKRMKASSKQNVIHPRGRKFQQLNKATLREGKIAEKKKAHHDKKSHELSRVGFIQNAINIDALKEKPFFSHEETALFIEQFIARDDEELNDLKKKRRSNRPPTNRQLLLQQKRDIEEQEFKKGFLCPDLTDEKNVEFIRKWNKTFGGVTNMKLIRINNKGEQVLNSITKTNDVEMS comes from the coding sequence atgCCTGTTAGTAAGTCATTaggaaaaattcaaaaaaggATGAAAGCTTCATCTAAACAGAACGTCATTCATCCTAGAGGCCGTAAATTCCAACAGCTTAATAAAGCTACTTTGCGTGAAGGTAAAATAGCTGAGAAAAAGAAAGCCCATCATGACAAAAAATCTCACGAACTATCTCGTGTGGGATTCATTCAGAATGCTATAAATATTGATGCCCTCAAAGAGAAACCTTTCTTTTCTCATGAAGAAACTGCTCTTTTTATTGAACAATTCATTGCTAgagatgatgaagaattaaatgatcttaaaaaaaagagaagatCTAATAGACCACCAACAAATAGACAACTACTGCTACAACAAAAGAGAGATATAGAAGAGCAGGAATTCAAAAAGGGTTTCTTGTGTCCCGATTTAACTGACGAAAAAAATGTCGAATTTATCAGAAAATGGAATAAAACTTTTGGTGGTGTTACCAATATGAAGTTAATtagaattaataataaaggtGAGCAGGTTTTGAACAGTATTACCAAAACTAATGACGTCGAAATGTCATAA